The DNA segment taattataaacttaattaaaaaatgcaattatatatttctacaaatGTTAAGTACATGCTCTGAGTAGTTGTCGTAACAAGGTGTTCTTCATACCGAACTTGTTCAACACGCTGCTTGCGATTCAATAATCGTGTAACAACAATCGCAGAGAGAACGTTTCGTCGACGAATTAAGTACAGTGTCGTTCGCGCGACATCAAAACCGACAATAGTTTTGATTTTAAAGCTGTCGATACGCCTCCCTGCAGGTATTATCTGTGATGTACATAACATCGCTATAATGTGTTCtacgaaaatatatatatatatgtgtatatatatgtatatatatctaataaaaaaatatcacgacCCTCGGGCTCGGATTAAACGCGCGACTCGAAAAATTGCGAAAGAACGCAGCGTTGAGTCTTCAAAAGAAATACTGGAAGATAATCGCGGGAATACATCCTCGTTCGTGTGCGAAGGATTCCGAAGAGCTCCGATGACATCGtacgtaacaataataaacgtGAAGCGCAAGGACAAGGGAAACGAGGAGATTGTACGCGATTACGTGCGGATTTACATGACGGTACAGCAGCTCTTCTCTGAGTGATTATCGCTCACGATCTCGCTGGTGTTCCCAGTGAAGCGCTGGGTGAAATCGTCGGTGTCGAGATCGGAATTGGAAATGGACGAGACCGGCATCGGGATGCCATTTCCATTTGCGTCTACGGAACCGGTGGATATGTGCCGGTTCTGCGCCCGTTTCTTCTTCAGATCCGACAGGGATTTCACGAAAACAACGGACACATGTATGTTGATCTTGCCGTTGTTGGTATCGGTGTCCGTGGAGTAAATCGGCGACTGTAGCTGCTGCTGCTGGCCGCCGCTGACCAGCGAATCAAGCCCTGTCACTGCTGTCAGGCAAATACGTAAATCCAATGTGCTACTTCCCGGTCAAACCGTGTGTCGACTTTTCGATCGACGCGATCGCCACTTTTCCGCCCCTTCACCTCAACCCCACTTTCTATCCCTATGCGCActgattacaattttaaaaaaagaaagaaataggaGAAAAACCAAAGGTGTGTCAACTCTATGAGTTTTCTCATGCGCTAAGCATGGCATGCTTTCAGCAACAAGCGTTTCGGAAACATTGCACCAAGAAGGACCATCATATGCACATATCGGTGTGTACGTACACAATATTGTTACTAAACGATTCAACGGTCGCGCAAGCAAAATCAATGGATAcacaagaagaaaaagagatagagagagatagaggaagaaatatgataaatacaGCCGTTACGTTACACAAGAACAAAGAGTGTTGTTCAACGGCTATGATATATCTGTACGTTTTCGTATTTTGCTACAATGGGATTTTTTTCCAACGTTTGGATTGCGACCAATCTAATCGTACACTCAGAGAAAAAGTTTAGTATTAgcaactataaatttataaacaaatggcACTTCAACTATCTtatgtttgtaataaaaacaagttatatgaattaagaaaatatataatagctATTTTCCAGTTAGGACACACtgacattataaattaataattacgtaaataatGTTGCCGTAGTAAtacaaactatttttatagttattgtaACTAAAACTATTGTTGCAATAACTAGTTTATGAAACTAGTTTATCAAACTGTGTGTAATAATTCTTCGAATAAAACTTGTAGTTGTAGCACCTTATAATTGCTATGACTATGGAATTTTTCTCTAAGTGTAGTCCAATGttggacaaaatttaattaatttaacgatTACACAGAAAAAACTTTACTCCTCAAGAtcatagaataatataatcttcagaaaattttactataatttcaataaaattgagtAAAATTTCACCAAAAGTATAATTCTTCGAAATCAATGTTATCTTACGattattttgaagataaattctaagagaaaattctctttgtGTAAGTAcgactaaaaatttaattcttgatTATAAGTgcttaaaatttgtttaaaataacttttagatattaatcaataaaataaatcaactaaaataaattattatatgtaatcgcgactaatttaattaattgatagaaaataataaagcattgctgattaaaaaatctattattaattattaatctagttatttaattagtcTCTGGTAtcatagcattaatttataacggcgattaatataataaaataatttatcgacCATTAAATATCGACTTAAAtatcttttcaatacaataaatatatttaacaaattcgtaattatatagttaatttttaaaatataattaataatttaaatattaatgattaaaaattaataatcaccaaataattatattttcttttaattaacaatgttttatttattacaatcattaaataaattataatatattattaattcttagtAGATaactttatatgaaaatttaatcaattaattatattaaatcatttgattaattccattaattgattattgtaacataattgtacatttttttaatttttagtcaaattattttaattaataaataaattaatcaagtAATGTCCAACATTGAATCATACTCATTATCATTAAAGATCGTAATTTACTATCGAATGAAATACggtatgaatatttttttctagagCACTGTTGCATCGTTTAGAAAACGCAAGCATAAATATCCGTTTCCGTAATTCGTCCACCAATGCCTCGCTTTCGGTATATCTgatatgtttttcttttatttctcgaaTTGACTACTTTAATAAACGGAgcaatgtgtgtatgtgtgtgtgtgtgtgtgtgtatatatatgtctgATCCCTCATTACTTACTCCATTGCATAATACAATGGATACGAAGCATTCATCGAGTAGCAGAGAATTCGCTACCAATTTTCAATACGAAGTAGAACTTGACGAcagatatacataaaaatttgtagaacTGCGATCAATATCTTAGGTCATGCTTTAGGCTCAAAACCCGTCTGTTATATACTACAGACGCATATTATCcggcaaaatatttaatatcaaataatcatCTAAATATACACGGCGATTCTTAATTGggttttggtttttttttcttgtttaaaatTCTCTCAATGCTCTCGTGATATGTAAATGGTCAATTGCTGACAGTCTCCTGGACTGGAAATACTGGAAATTTGAtcttaaatgctttttttgaatatataaattatattattactgtattttatctaaatttttgagaaatcttattgctgtaatattttattaaaactaaaacttcaaaaaaaaaaagccttTAAGATTGgatttacaatatttagaaCACTGCCAATAATTGGAGGCATTGACGCTAATCGAGAATCGTCCTGTATACTTTTATTCTAGAGAAAACTTGCGCATcgtacaatatatgtataaagaatgtagaataataatatatctgtTGATGCTACTTATTGTGCGTTCTACTAGCATGATATATATAGTTCTCTAAATTCGATTAGGGTTCCAGTTTATGTAAGAAACAATTTGAGacatatctataataaataccACATCATCGTTtgattattattctattttgcgCTCGGTGGCCGCTAAGCTTTGCTAAAGCGGTCACAAAGATACGCTAAGGAAGCCAGTATCATTTAGGCCTTGCCAAAGAGATTCGATATGGATACAAAGCgaaatgtatatgtgtgtatgtatgcgtTTTAACATGAGAACAGCTTTCAGAGAGAAAAATGCATTGTGTATGCGCAGCACACGTAGATATACGTTTTACGTACACCATGAGCAAAACGTCTGGCGCAGTATGATATGTATGATACGAAAGAGATAACGCAATTAAATGCATCATAAAGATcatgaaatgtatataataattaaagaaatagaaaagtgACGTAGAAAACTAACCTCGCAATTATTCAGGAGCACGCAGtagtgaaaagaaaaaaaagctgGTAAATAATTGACAGCTAACACAATGAATTCGACAAAGTACATATATGGGATTTTGCAATCAGCagattaatacatatataatttatatattttatctgttatatttaatattgtcttctatcaatgttttatatatatgtatataaaatttcttcattaatgtataaagatataataaagatgCGCTCTTGTCAGACTTAACGAGGACCTGTCAGTTGTTAGTACGATTAACCAGTctataataatcattttaattttattttctctttttttgccacaataattttttgcaatttttaatggaCGTATAgcttataacatatatgtataaaaatttaaatacaatctTCAAATATTATGCTCGCGTTAACTATGTTTCGggcattataaattataaatgagcatgatgtatatatgtgtaattcTTGAATCACATAATCAAGGTACATATTTTTGCGAAGTTCCTTCGCATAAAGCTACTATTTACCACAATAGTCTACTGAACCACAACCAATAGCAAGCAAGAATACATTTGGAATGTACCTGAATCTTTATCAACATCTTCGTGGAGAAAAGACTCGTTGTCTTTTCCTTCAGGACCTTTCCGCACGGCTGGAGTCAGCGCGCCGGAATCAGTCTCGTGGTCCCCTACTTCCTGCGTACTATTCTCCAACGGCGGAATATTAGTAGGCGTAGGAGTGCTAACatactgagaaaaatttttccttgttaattttgatatttatttacacatctTAAACAGCTCAATCTTAAGGAGATTCTGTAACTTAAACAAATGAAGGACAGTTACACGACTTTTCCTTCATATATACCTAGCAAAATGCATGCAATATGTTAACAGATTGGCAACAGATTTCAAAAGACGTTAGTAATTGGCATCcgttatttcaacaatatgcTTTATGACTTACTAACAGAGCCTGCTCACAGAATCTGACagcaaatttattagaaaatcgAGTAAGAACTGCGCAGGCATTTTGGCGCAGGCAGCAAAAAGCGGAAGACGCAAATTTTGCTCAATTACCGTTTTTAATCCGTTGGCGTAGCAAGTAAGATAGCTTTGACGGCAATTTGTTGCCTTTCTGGCTGCAAATTGATTCATCATATTCtgctaaaaatttgtctttacAGGCTTTGCTATCTGGGTACCTTTTAACAAAAGAGCTATTGACATTCCGTTTTGAAAATAACagataatgtacaaaatttaagcaataaaatcattatttgttacttaaaaatattttctttataatagtaataattatttatattcaaaaaattgtagaatttatgaatattttatacttttacataaaaatgatatggtaaaacttaattttttaaatattagtacattaattCTAACCAACCGTAATATGTTGAACATATCAATGAGTTGTAAATCGCCTAACGGTCAGCATCGGATCTTAGTGatggatataattcttttattaaatttaattttcttagctttattttaaactgcgaTAGAATTCGTCAGACTTAAGACACAGTAACTAAGCTAAATTTCGATGCTCAAGAGCATATATGactatatacattaattataagtttattccccaaatttaataaagtttttatattacgtgAAAAGATTCGAGAACCTCCTTAATTTgcatctcaaaaaaaaaaaaaaaaaaaaaaaatagagaaaatacgtaaaaaatttttaatttgtatcatACCTGTTGCGCTTGTAACCTCAAGCGCGTTTCTTCTTGGGCATCTTTTTTCGTAGTGAGGACTTTATCTCGAATGGATGTTCGACGTACGCTTTGCGTCCGCGTGTTTATACTTTGCGATCTGCGTACCCTACGTCCTTGCGCTTCGCGAAGTCGTTTACTTTCCTGTTCAGTTTTCAATTCCACTATCCTCTCTCTAATTTCTGGATCTTCGCATATATCTGTGACACacagatatattaaaatacaaaaaaataaagtaataatcaGAATAGATTAGTAGCTCTTACCCGCTGGAGTTTCATCGTGCTTATTTTTTGCGTTTAAGTCTGCTCCATTTTGCACCAATAATTCTAGTACTTCCAACTGTAACACAAAATTGTATATGACTTAAAAactaacatttaaattaaaatattaagatgctaaataattgtaacaagtatttataatataatagaaatataattttatttcataatttatgttacaaaaaagGAATAACTCAACAggtttatgcaaattttataaaagaacttTTAGATTTTTCGAGAATTTTACTCAAAATTCCAGTaagattatatacaaaattgattGCTAATCAATGATCGACATTggtattattaagaaattgcgttaaagaaacaattgtcagaaaaaataaaagaaaaaatatagaatttaaatttaaaagtaaaattaaaaatttttgctgattatcataaaaatattaaaataatgattttcaacattaaaaaacaaattctttgaaaatcccagatttatttgatagcaaatattctattaaaataaacttacatGTCCCCAACATGCAGCTGCGTGAACTGGTTGCCACTTGTCATTGTCCTCTACGTCTGTCGATACATGTTGGTCAAGAAGAAATTCTACAACTCGTAAGTACCCATTTGCTGCTGCTATATGAAGctgtaataaacattaattgattgtaaatgtaaatgaaaatgtaaatagtTCATTAATTTAGTTCTCTTTTCTTAAATCAGAGTCTGTATGAAATACATACAGGCGTGGCACCTTGATGATCTTTATATTCAAGATCACCTCCTAAGGAagcaattttttgcaaatcgCGTAGCATCTGGACTTCAGTTGAGGCTCTCGTTTCGTCTATTAATTCTTGAGTGACTCCTCGCCTTGCCATCTCTCCtgtgttttgtaaaaatagaatttatataaatacactaCATTACTATTCGCATTGTAATGCATAGAAGCATTCTTCAATCTTCAAATAGTAACAAAACATTGTAGCTTAAACAGATTCTATTACCTTCGATACAGTCCAGAGTTTTCTCGTCCTCACAAATGTCGTACGGCATGTTGCCATCAGCATTAACGGCTAGTAAATTTGCACCTCTGGCAATGAGGTATTTGACTAAATGCAAGTGCCCGCACGTAGCAGCGGCGTGTAGCGGCGTCCACTTCTCGCTATCCTCCGCATTTACGTTAGCACCGAATTCAATGAGTAGCTTCATCATTTCTTCATTATCATCTATGCAACACTGATGTAGTGCCGTCAGACCGTCCTCATTCGTCGAGTCAGGATTCACACCCTTCTTCAAAAGCCTTCTTActggaaagagagagacaaacGTCGATGACACAACAGCACACCAAATAACATACATTTCGTATGTTCGAAATCTCTTACCCTCGTCGATGTCATTTCTCGCAGCGGCTTCCAATAACATAACACTGTCGCTAAAGTATATGTGACGTTTATTACTCGTGTGCCTGGTCTGGTGCCGCAACCATTCCTTCTCGCGCTGTCTCCACACCTTCAGCTGCTGAAGCCGACGATGACGCGCCAGGTGCAACCGCTCCTGCGTGGTCAGTCTTTCAACGTGCACCATCTCCGCCACCAGCTCGGAGTGCTCCATCGTTATGTGCTTGTAATTTTTGCAGGTGTATTTACCTGAATAAAAGAAACAGAGAAAAAACGTCATGAGATGTATAAACACAGCATTATACATattacgtgtgtgtgtgtgtgtacagaTACACAGACGCACATTTTTGTCAGAACAAAATAATCTGTTGTACAATAAAACGCTTGTAGATCATGTTCGAGTTTATCGATTACATTAATACACATTTATCCTTGTTTTTAACTAAACATTACTTGAAAAGGCGGTCACGAGAATTGGAAAAATTCGAGGGGATAAATCCAACGGTTACCTTTACGTTTGCAGAGCCAAGATCTCGTTCTCAGATAACTAAAGATTTTTCGATAAACCTCGGACGTCATTCTGGTGCCGGGCAATCAGAGattttcactgatttcaaTCAAGCGCGCAAGCAACTCAACACCGATCCCTCCCGAGTTATCTGGTGGGAATGATGGCATATTTTAGCCAGGTGCTCTCTCGAATTTATCAAGCACTTAGGTAAGTAAACACACGATGTTTACACAAATGTTCGCACAATGTTCGCTGACAAAAAAGCTCTTCGTGAGCGGACAATTTAACACTTTGATTCgcttaaaagaaaagagattcaACCGCGTCTTTAAAAATACTTCCTACTCCGAAATAAAGATCTCGATTAAGCATTTGTCTCGAGGGACTCTTTGAAGAGATATCTCTCAGCTGGAGCGACAGTGTGTATTCAAGAGCGAATTGCTTCTATGTATTTTCGCGTTGACATAGCCTTTCGCACGATGTAATGAGAATCTTCGTTAGGTATACAGACTGTCTATGCTATGCCTGCAGCAATATCCGCAATAAATTCTATCCCTAATCTCAGGCAATACAATGCGTCATCATTGGATTCGAGAATGtacatatttaaacatttcacGATACCTCGGCACACAGAACGAGTTTTACATCCCGTAGGCAGTTTACAAAAAAGGTGTGAGGTTCAACAAACGTGTCGCGTCTCGAAAAAAAAGTGCGGACCAGGGCTGCCAGAGTTTACAAGAAATTTTCGTTATTGTTTTCCTCTCCTAAAGATCCCTTTGAATTTTTGATCTTACCAACAAAGTCCCCGTGACAATAACACGACTCAGACCTCTGGTAACGAACTGGACAACAAACTCATCGTAACCAGATAACGGGAGGAAACTAATTATAGTGTTGAAGTCGTTGCTTATCGATAGAGATTGTTTTTTCGATAGAGAACTGTTAAGGCACGAGAGCGCTCGGCTGCCAGTTCGCGCGAGCTTCAATCCGTGCGATTTCTCTCGACAACCCCGGAGACACGTGAGAGACGCATCATCAGGTGATACTTGCTGATCGCTCATCGAGGCTGACGTCAACGAGGCCACGGGGGATACCACGTTACTTCGCGCCGCACCGTGGAGAAAAGaggtgctgctgctgctgctgctgcttcGGTGAAGCGGTGGCGTTTCCGTCCCGCGTGATTTATCGGTCACCCTCCTGCCGTACGTGCACGCGAGACAAGGGAGGGAAGGAGAAGGGGTGTGAACAGAAGCAGCGCGGCACGTGActcccgtcgtcgtcgtcgtcgagctGGGATGGATAGACAAACGGATGGACCTCGCTTCCTGCCAATTACATCGCTCGGCTCTCGGAGCCGAAGCCGTTGCGTGATCAAGGCCACAGGACGCACAGCGCGTATCGCGCAGGATCTCACGGGAACGTGAGAACGACACGCGTTGGGAAGAGAGGGaggcggaggaggaggaggaggccgAGGGGAGGGGAAAGAGACGGAGATTCTCTGGCGGAGGGAGGCGGATGTGATGAAGATCAGCGCGAGGAACGACCGAAAATTGAGACGGTCTGctcctctcttcttttttttcttataatcttGTTTCTACTTACGTGTGCAAATTCGTGGCTGCCGCGGTGGTCCgctttcctcctcttcctcctccctctATTTCCGATCCGCGATCGCGGATCCAGCGGAATGTGACGAGCGGACGACGGCGGAGCGGATTCATTCACGTCGTTCTCCGCGCCTATCTACGCGCGGCCGATATAATCCACGGCATAATCCGCGAGCGagcaaacgcgcgcgcgcgataggCAGAtaccgctgctgctgctgctgctgccgttGCGACCGCGAGTCGCCGGCCTGACGGTGGCGAAAATACGCTCGCGCGCGTTCCCCGTGCCTGGCAGCGCGTGCACCCCGCGGAAACGTCTACCTGTCGGTCGCCATTTTTAAACTACCTGCGAGCAACTGCGAGAGAGATCGCGCCCGCGCACACCACCACGTCTCCGTCTCGCCTCGTCTCACCTCGTCCACCGGCCTCGGCCAGTTTCGCCTGGCCTCGCCGCCGCTCGCCGCGCACCGCCCTTCACCGCCGGACTACCGGAGAGGACAGGAGAGGATCGACCggactcgcgcgcgcgttcacTCGCGGCGGTGGCGCGCCGCACGCAGCCGCTCGGCGCACTTCGGTTCTCGGAACGAATGGGACGGAGGCGAGCGCGCgtgcgcacgcgcgcacgctcGCCGACAATTTCTCGGCGAACACGCACAGACGCACCGTGTGGATGGTGCCGATCGGCGCTCGATACTCGTTCTCGTTGCCCCGCGCCACTTCCGCCTCGCGCTCGCGGATTATAACGTTGTTGCGTAACCGTTCTGCATTATGCGCTAGCCGGTCGATAAGCGGGAGGGAGGGGATTCCCCTCGTTACGATCCGTGCGCGAACGGGGTTCCCGTTCGCGTTCGCTCGAGGAATTCTCAGCTCGGACGAGCCGATCGACGATCGAGGCGCGAATCGGTCGTGCTCCGCTGGATTTCATTGGCtttaactctttttttttaggccacatactttttagtattcatttctatcaatttatatagacTAGGCGTCATACAAGAATGCATTTTCGCTTCAAGTTATAGCATACTTTCCGTATGTTCTATGGTGACGTATCCTATATGGAGTATGGAAGGCAGCTGAGCGAAAAGGCATTATTGACGCCtggtgtatgtacatacatacacacacacgaaaCACGAGTTGTTTGAAGTTAACTGCGTTCCGATTTCCATTTTCCGTATAGAACATGTTACATGAACTACACTAGCATCTCTCCGCTTACGGCTAtcttgatttataaattttaggaCTTACGATCGGTCATGctaatattaactaaaaataatattaaaccgTTATGATAAGATCGTGCATTCGTTAAAACTCATGGTAAACTATCActttataatactaaatattatatgaactAGGGCTTCGaaactttcaaaatttaaagtttaaagtttACTTCGAAAATCTACAATTATGTGACAAACgctttttaactataaaaCATTGTCGCTGTCACGTGCGTATGACATGAACGTCGCGACAAACATATTGTCATACGCACGTGACAGGTGACAATATACGATAATGctccacttttttttctcgtggTTACGTTTCTGTTAAACACATTAAATAGGATTTAAATCATATCAGAAACgcttaaatctatttttcatcGTGTATGCACATaatgagaataaaaataaagaatactGTTACATCTTTTACATTCTGCATATTAATTCgaaatcaaaatgtaatttgatcgtcgaagcaaaattttaattgatgcCTATTAAAGATATGTAAATCAAAGTTTTTGACGccaaatcaaatcaaatcgttgacacttttaatttacaataattattgttaggctgaatattaatatttaggtCCACAGataataacaaaacatttctacattgtaagaaaaataatattgctttataatataagattatcttaaatctttaacattttataagattGATTCCAACTTTTTAGATTCGAAATTTTCGtataattctctctttctctttctctcgatcTTTTCGATAAATCGCGATCGATTCGTACGATTCGAAGCTACGCGCCTCCGTCGTTACTGACGCGCCGAAGGCGCATGCTTCGATTAATCATCCGTCGTCATTCGCGGCCGCGCCGTTGTGCGATCGCGTTCAATATCGGTTACCTCGTCGTATCAAAGTGCTTTTGCTCCCGATCTCGATTCTCGAGCAGATAAGAGTAGCCGCGAATCTTATCGCTCGCGACCGCACGGCGCCGTTCCGCACGCGCGTTTGCCGCTCTCTCGAACTCTCGGTGACATTATCTCGATTGCTCTCGGTGCGAGGAGAGACCTTGAACGCCATCCCGCCGATCTCGGCGACGTCGCCGAGAGACCCGGACACGTGCACGTGAGTCATCTATCGGTATGGAAGGGCGCAGCGGTGGCGCCATCAACGGAGCGCATCTCGCGATCATCGCCGGCGTTTTTGGAACTATCGGTAGTCTCCTCGGTAAGCTCCCCGGTGGCGCCGACGCGTCGTCATTGGTGAGTTGGCGGTAGATTCGAACCGCCggtaaaaaaaacgaaaatggGACTTTTCATTCACAAATTtagaatattgttttaaaaaataataaatttgattagcGTTAAAGAAGTTAAGGATATACATGTCTTAAAGtattaccaaaattttttaaattttatgggatattttattattacgtttgaaTGTCTGCGTTGAAGCTTAAAAATGGAGCATAATTCTTTtgttagtttatttaattctcttattggtttatttaatttttgatttggtCTTAGTTCTTATGAAGTACctatttgtaaatttgatgACGAAGTAGCATTacgaattaaatcaaattttttgatacaCTATAATAAAACTCTGATATTTACACAAAAGTTTCTTTGGATTTACAAACTTAttcgtttaaaagttatttatctaaataactttataaattacagCAAAATAGTGTATTTTTGTGGtgtaaattgttataaacatagaaatttataagtaTAGAAATTTGAAACGAGAAATAAATGACGATACAAAGGCATAGAACATTATAATGtttacatgtttatttttttatagctgtCGTTGCTTGTAAAAGGAGCGCTTATCGTCTTTATGATCGTGTGCAACACCGTTGGAAACACGTTTTTTGTCAAAGCGCTTCATGCCAGCGGATCTTCCTTGCCGATAACGATCACCAGTGCAGCTACAAACTATGTTTGTTCGGTGAGTGttaaatcttataattaatcttgtaaataatatttttgtattatttatataacacgGATTAATATGAACGTTCTATTCGCGATTGTAATCTCAGTACGTATTCTTCAACAGATTTGAACTCGGTTTAACGAAAATCccgaaatattaataaagttttaaaataacggAAAAGAAGCTGTTTTAGAATTAAGCTTTAAAAggtcatatataaataattaataaaatattaagttaaattaaaaatccatgattttaataataattctacttTTCTCAGCTAAATTTTAGTCCGCGGTTTATAATggaattacaaattaaaaatttataatgtcaaTAATGATTTTCTTTCACTaaggaaaaattaagtaattgctGTTATTAGAATTAAAGTGATGGTTCCAATTATGGATTaagtttgcaaaattaaatgttttacaaacatatatttactaataaaagtataaataaattttttttacattttttaattttttgtaaatattgtaatataaaatctttcttaATCATTGCTGAGAATTAGGAAGAAAGCGGAAAGTTAAACAATCTCTCTAATGagcttttcaaaatgtttgatcattaatttaatggaagttgttttgaataaaaattatttaaaatttttatttttattgggAAACTCTGaagaaatgatataataataatattcaattaaatttttcaagataaTTCTACTCcaagagaattttaatttgtgatttacgtaataaaattgaaaattagaaACTTACGATATAAATGATGGTCTTTCCTCAAGGAAAAAGTTGCCTTCAAATTGGAGTATCTGTCAGTGAAATTAAGGTTGCGACAGGGCGACCATCCATCGTGCTTATCGCAAGAA comes from the Monomorium pharaonis isolate MP-MQ-018 chromosome 9, ASM1337386v2, whole genome shotgun sequence genome and includes:
- the LOC105835257 gene encoding transmembrane protein 42, which gives rise to MEGRSGGAINGAHLAIIAGVFGTIGSLLGKLPGGADASSLLSLLVKGALIVFMIVCNTVGNTFFVKALHASGSSLPITITSAATNYVCSALVGFMVFGESVSLSWWCGTSMVLLGLMLICNVPAEKTASDIGEKLKHQ